Proteins encoded together in one Syntrophorhabdaceae bacterium window:
- a CDS encoding dTDP-4-dehydrorhamnose 3,5-epimerase family protein, whose protein sequence is MIKDVVAKQLKYIPDERGRLMEILRDDDDMFVNFGQVYLTTTYPHVVKAWHYHKGQDDFIVCVKGMLKLVLYDNRDGSPTKGEINEFFIGEFNPMLVRVPKMVYHGWKCVSEDEAIIINIPTEPYNRAKPDEFRLDPHVNDIPYTWDRKDG, encoded by the coding sequence GATGTTGTCGCGAAACAATTGAAATATATCCCTGATGAACGTGGCCGTTTGATGGAGATTTTGCGGGACGATGATGATATGTTCGTCAACTTCGGTCAGGTTTACCTGACCACCACATATCCCCACGTTGTGAAGGCCTGGCACTATCACAAGGGGCAGGACGACTTTATAGTCTGCGTAAAAGGGATGCTCAAGCTTGTTCTCTATGACAACAGGGATGGGTCACCGACCAAAGGAGAGATAAACGAGTTTTTCATCGGTGAGTTTAACCCCATGCTCGTCAGGGTGCCTAAGATGGTCTACCATGGATGGAAATGCGTCAGCGAAGATGAAGCGATCATCATCAATATCCCCACTGAGCCGTACAACAGGGCAAAACCTGACGAATTCAGGCTTGATCCCCACGTCAACGACATACCCTATACATGGGACAGGAAAGATGGATAA